The Bombus fervidus isolate BK054 chromosome 8, iyBomFerv1, whole genome shotgun sequence genome window below encodes:
- the Gale gene encoding UDP-galactose 4'-epimerase, translating to MFYLWEVLRKEQHLKVYENLFSAEISQSLHSSLYFKMGFFHYKRNNNALKITEKQCDIMANKSWNVLVTGGAGYIGSHTVLELLQANFEVVVIDNFSNAYKGNDNIKPECLLRVEKLTNKTVTFIQCDVTNWNELKDVFKKHEFHSVIHFAALKAVGESCEKPLEYYKTNVCGTLNLLKVMRDFNVKRFIYSSSATVYGVPEKLPLVENMKTGDCTNPYGKTKYMVEEVLKDLCTSDKEWSVISLRYFNPVGAHSSGQIGEDPNGVPNNLMPYIAQVSVGKREFLYVYGNDYDTHDGTGVRDYIHITDLAVGHVKAMIYQKNRNSTGFKVFNLGTGKGYSVLEVIRAFEKASGQKIPYKIVERRTGDISASYADASLANKELNWQATKNIDDMCLDTWKWQQNNPNGYKC from the exons ATGTTTTACTTGTGGGAAGTACTTAGAAAGGAACAGCATCTTAAAGTGTATGAGAATCTGTTCAGTGCAGAGATTTCTCAAAGCCTTCATTCATCcctttattttaaaatggGATTCTTCCATTATAAGAGGAAT AATAATGcattaaaaataacagaaaagcAGTGTGACATTATGGCAAACAAATCCTGGAATGTATTGGTAACAGGGGGTGCTGGGTACATTGGTTCTCACACAGTATTGGAACTATTGCAAGCAAATTTTGAGGTGGTGGTTATAGACAACTTTAGTAATGCTTATAAAG gtaatgataatataaaaccAGAATGTCTACTAAGAgtagaaaaattaacaaataaaacagTTACATTTATTCAATGTGATGTAACCAATTGGAATGAATTAAAGGATGTATTTAAGAAG catGAGTTTCATTCTGTCATACATTTTGCTGCATTAAAAGCAGTGGGTGAATCTTGCGAAAAACCATTAGAATATTATAAGACAAATGTTTGTGGGACACTAAACTTATTAAAAGTTATGAGAGACTTCAATGTAAagcgttttatttattcaagtaGTGCTACAGTTTATGGTGTCCCTGAAAAGTTACCATTAGTTGAGAATATGAAAACTGGTGATTGTACCAATCCTTatggaaaaacaaaatatatggTTGAAGAAGTTTTGAAAGATTTGTGTACTTCAGATAAG GAATGGTCTGTTATATctttaagatattttaatccAGTTGGAGCTCAttcttctggacaaattggaGAAGATCCTAATGGAGTGCCAAATAATTTAATGCCATACATTGCTCAAGTATCTGTAGGCAAAagggaatttttatatgtttatggCAATGACTATGATACTCATGATGGAACAG gTGTACGAGATTATATTCACATTACAGATTTAGCTGTAGGTCATGTAAAAGCAATGATTTACCAAAAAAATCGTAACTCTACTGGATTTAAAGTGTTTAATTTAGGTACTGGAAAAGGGTATTCTGTATTAGAAGTCATACGAGCATTTGAAAAAGCATCGGGACAAAAAATACCATATAAGATAGTAGAACGCAGAACTGGAGATATATCTGCTAGTTATGCAGATGCTAGTTTAGCAAACAAAGAACTAAATTGGCAGGCTACTAAAAACATAGATGATATGT GTTTAGATACGTGGAAGTGGCAACAAAATAATCCAAATGGTTATAAAtgctaa